The Metabacillus sediminilitoris genome window below encodes:
- a CDS encoding aldose epimerase family protein, translating into MKIDTREILGKWKEYTLTNDRGMAVSVLNFGGIITKIIVPDRDGNSENVVLGYKDYNEYESNPHYFGAIIGRVAGRIQGASFEIDNKTYPLEANNGENHLHGGSNGFHQVIWEVTPIQAKKEIGLNLSYKSVDGESGYPGNVEIVVSYTLNNENQIIIDYKASSDKTTPFTLTNHTYFNLSGNTKNIVQDHHVTIDSSSFVELDEYLIPTGKLLHVEGTSFDFRTGHTLGDGFNNEFIQNKIAENGYDHYFIFDNSREYNAIVREPGSGRVLSINTNHPGMVMYTSNSLNEGLELAEGSSRKYLGVCFETQESPASLHHEGFPNAILKPGENYHKQTVFTFGIEA; encoded by the coding sequence ATGAAGATTGATACTAGAGAAATTCTGGGAAAGTGGAAGGAATATACGTTAACGAATGACAGAGGTATGGCTGTTAGTGTCCTGAACTTTGGTGGCATCATCACAAAAATCATTGTTCCAGATCGAGATGGAAATAGTGAAAATGTTGTTCTTGGCTATAAGGATTATAATGAGTATGAATCAAATCCTCATTACTTTGGCGCCATCATTGGCCGCGTTGCTGGCAGAATTCAAGGTGCTTCTTTTGAAATTGACAATAAGACATATCCTTTAGAGGCAAATAACGGGGAAAACCATCTGCATGGCGGCTCTAATGGATTTCATCAAGTAATATGGGAGGTTACCCCTATCCAAGCTAAGAAAGAGATAGGCTTAAATCTTTCTTATAAAAGTGTTGATGGAGAAAGCGGCTATCCTGGAAACGTTGAGATTGTGGTTTCCTATACACTAAATAACGAAAATCAGATTATTATTGATTATAAAGCATCGAGTGATAAAACAACGCCATTTACCTTAACAAACCATACTTACTTCAACTTAAGCGGCAATACAAAAAATATTGTCCAAGATCATCATGTCACAATTGATAGCAGTTCTTTTGTTGAACTAGACGAATATCTTATCCCAACAGGGAAATTACTTCATGTTGAAGGAACCTCTTTTGATTTCCGTACTGGGCATACCCTTGGAGACGGATTTAACAATGAGTTCATCCAAAACAAAATAGCTGAGAATGGATATGATCACTACTTTATTTTTGACAATTCCAGGGAGTATAACGCCATCGTTCGAGAGCCTGGCAGCGGCCGCGTTTTATCAATCAATACGAATCATCCAGGAATGGTGATGTATACCTCAAATAGTTTGAATGAAGGTTTGGAATTAGCGGAAGGTTCCTCACGGAAATACCTTGGCGTTTGCTTTGAAACTCAGGAATCGCCAGCATCATTACATCATGAGGGTTTTCCAAATGCGATTTTAAAACCAGGTGAAAATTATCATAAACAAACTGTGTTTACATTTGGCATAGAAGCATAA
- a CDS encoding ABC transporter permease, with translation MNINQLIIRNLKKNLKNYYLYVFALIFSVALYFAFVTLQYDPSMDAAEGSIKGAAAIRTASVLLVAIVSIFLLYANTIFIKRRSKEIGLFQLIGMTKNKIFRILSAENLILYFGSLLIGIFVGFSVSKIIIMILFKTTGVKAIATLQFSNQALIQTLIVFFIIYLFIMMMNYLFIKRQSILSLFRVTSSTEGNVKKMSIFQMIIGIVGMIFIISGYYVSSKLFDGDFTSMTELFAAMIFILGSVIIGTYLFYKGSVSFLANMIRKSKDGYLTINEVLSLSSIMFRMKSNALLLTIITTVSALAIGLLSLSYISYYSAEKSAENNVPAHFAMTNPGDAEAFTKTLEDHSINYEKKVIEVIQADIDVEQILDANLNELNVDPHMMTMPVISDKAVENIDLSKDESVFTGYDDLLQKFMTLKDSGTIEVKGKNEVIPLIYLGLRKDHLISYDFTSGGLPTAIVDESIFNRLKKDINPEIQKGSTIYIGINIQDEEKVTAANDLFHDGKFTNNHNSRLDMSNNQKMNMGLIMFIVGFLGLTFLITSGCILYFKQMDESEDEKANYTILRKLGFTRGDLLKGIQLKQLYSFGIPLVVGLLHSYFAVQSGWFLFGTEVWTPMVIVMVLYTALYSIFGFLSVLYYKKVIKEAL, from the coding sequence ATGAACATTAACCAGCTCATCATCCGCAACCTGAAAAAGAATCTAAAAAATTATTACCTTTACGTCTTTGCCTTAATCTTTAGTGTTGCCCTATATTTCGCCTTTGTCACATTGCAATACGACCCATCAATGGACGCAGCAGAAGGATCAATAAAAGGAGCTGCTGCCATTCGAACGGCATCAGTTTTACTAGTTGCGATTGTTTCGATCTTCCTTTTATATGCAAATACCATTTTTATTAAAAGACGCAGTAAAGAAATTGGCTTATTTCAATTAATAGGGATGACAAAAAATAAAATCTTTCGCATCTTAAGTGCTGAGAATTTAATTCTCTATTTTGGTTCTTTATTGATTGGAATATTTGTTGGGTTTTCTGTGTCAAAAATCATCATTATGATCTTATTTAAGACGACTGGCGTCAAGGCAATTGCGACCTTGCAGTTTTCAAATCAAGCGCTTATCCAAACACTTATTGTTTTTTTCATCATCTACCTTTTTATCATGATGATGAATTATCTATTTATTAAAAGACAGAGTATTTTATCGCTGTTTCGAGTGACTTCTTCAACAGAAGGAAATGTAAAGAAAATGTCGATCTTTCAAATGATAATCGGCATAGTTGGAATGATATTCATTATTTCCGGCTACTATGTTTCATCAAAACTATTTGATGGAGACTTTACTTCAATGACCGAACTATTCGCTGCCATGATCTTTATTCTTGGCTCTGTCATCATTGGGACATATCTGTTTTACAAGGGATCTGTCAGTTTTCTAGCAAATATGATTCGAAAAAGTAAAGACGGATATTTAACGATTAATGAGGTATTATCCCTTTCTTCGATTATGTTTCGTATGAAATCGAATGCCTTGCTATTAACGATTATTACAACCGTATCTGCCCTTGCCATTGGTTTATTATCGTTAAGCTATATCTCCTATTACTCAGCAGAAAAATCTGCCGAAAATAATGTACCAGCTCATTTTGCGATGACAAATCCAGGCGATGCAGAAGCATTCACAAAGACATTAGAAGATCATTCTATTAACTATGAGAAGAAAGTGATTGAAGTCATTCAAGCTGATATTGATGTCGAACAAATATTGGATGCAAACCTCAATGAGTTAAACGTGGATCCTCATATGATGACGATGCCGGTTATTAGTGATAAAGCTGTTGAAAACATTGATCTTTCGAAAGATGAGAGTGTTTTTACGGGGTACGATGATCTGCTTCAAAAATTTATGACCTTAAAGGACTCTGGAACGATTGAAGTAAAAGGCAAAAATGAAGTGATTCCGCTGATTTATCTAGGTCTAAGAAAAGATCACCTCATTTCCTATGATTTTACAAGCGGCGGGCTTCCGACTGCTATTGTTGACGAAAGTATATTTAACCGTTTAAAGAAGGATATTAATCCGGAAATTCAAAAGGGATCTACTATTTATATTGGGATAAACATTCAGGACGAAGAAAAGGTAACTGCAGCAAATGACCTTTTTCATGACGGAAAATTCACCAATAACCATAACTCCCGCCTTGACATGAGTAACAACCAAAAAATGAATATGGGACTTATCATGTTCATCGTTGGATTCTTAGGACTAACGTTTCTCATCACTTCGGGATGTATTCTCTATTTCAAACAAATGGATGAGAGCGAAGATGAAAAAGCAAATTATACAATTTTAAGGAAACTTGGCTTCACACGCGGCGACCTTCTAAAAGGCATTCAGTTAAAACAGCTCTATAGCTTCGGTATTCCATTAGTTGTCGGTCTCCTTCATAGCTATTTTGCCGTTCAATCAGGCTGGTTTTTATTCGGAACAGAGGTTTGGACACCAATGGTCATTGTTATGGTACTTTACACTGCACTCTACTCCATATTCGGTTTCCTTTCTGTTCTGTATTATAAAAAAGTCATTAAAGAAGCACTATAA
- a CDS encoding NADH-dependent flavin oxidoreductase has translation MINNEANLLSPFTFANGVQLKNRIVMAPMTNFSSHPDGTVTEAEVNYYARRSKGVSMVITACTYVTPNGKGFHGEFAGDRDEMIPSLRQLAKGIKDQGAKAVLQIFHGGRMCPPELVPNGEIVSASDIPAENQDVKPRALTEVEAEEIIQAFGETTRRAIEAGYDGVEIHGANGYLIQQFFSPHSNRREDRFGGSIEKRMTFPLAIVDTVMSVVKEHAKTPFIVGYRFSPEEPETPGITMADTLTLVDALANKGLDYLHVSLSEFFSKPRRGVDDVNKSRIDYLLETINNRVPLIGVGSIYTAEDARKAFATGVPLLAIGRELIIDPDWVQKVAEGREDEIVTKIDKDKQEQLVVPDPLWKAIIHSPGWFPGI, from the coding sequence ATGATTAATAATGAAGCAAATTTACTATCTCCATTTACGTTTGCAAATGGAGTCCAATTAAAAAATCGAATTGTTATGGCACCAATGACAAACTTCTCATCTCATCCTGATGGAACAGTAACTGAGGCTGAAGTAAATTATTACGCTCGCCGCTCTAAAGGTGTCAGCATGGTAATTACCGCTTGTACATATGTCACGCCAAACGGAAAAGGTTTCCATGGTGAATTTGCTGGAGATCGAGATGAAATGATCCCAAGCTTAAGACAATTGGCAAAGGGAATTAAGGACCAAGGAGCTAAAGCAGTTCTACAAATATTTCATGGCGGAAGAATGTGTCCACCAGAATTAGTACCAAATGGTGAAATTGTAAGTGCAAGTGATATACCTGCAGAAAACCAGGATGTAAAACCTAGAGCATTAACAGAAGTAGAGGCTGAAGAGATTATTCAAGCCTTTGGAGAAACAACACGACGTGCGATTGAAGCGGGCTACGATGGAGTTGAAATCCATGGTGCAAACGGATATTTAATCCAACAATTCTTTTCACCACATTCCAATCGCCGTGAAGATCGATTTGGAGGCAGTATTGAAAAACGAATGACTTTCCCTTTAGCAATAGTAGATACAGTCATGAGCGTCGTGAAAGAACATGCTAAAACTCCATTTATTGTAGGTTATCGTTTTTCACCTGAAGAGCCTGAAACACCTGGAATTACGATGGCAGATACATTAACTTTAGTAGATGCTTTAGCAAATAAAGGCTTGGATTATCTACATGTTTCATTATCTGAGTTCTTTTCAAAACCTAGAAGAGGTGTAGATGATGTAAATAAATCCCGAATCGACTACTTACTTGAAACAATTAATAATCGTGTTCCTCTTATAGGCGTAGGATCTATTTACACGGCTGAGGATGCCCGCAAAGCATTTGCGACCGGAGTCCCTTTACTTGCAATAGGAAGAGAGCTTATTATTGACCCAGATTGGGTTCAAAAAGTAGCAGAAGGAAGAGAAGACGAAATTGTGACCAAGATTGATAAAGATAAGCAGGAACAATTGGTCGTACCTGATCCATTATGGAAGGCTATTATCCATTCCCCAGGCTGGTTCCCAGGTATTTAA
- the galT gene encoding UDP-glucose--hexose-1-phosphate uridylyltransferase — MIYQYIADLIHKALEVELIEPADTIYVQNQVMYLLGLDSFPEIEDQKSIDHIPDILEKIISYAVEHNVISNVFDDKEILAANIMNCFVPRPSVVNSTFYNKYEVSPIEATDYFYNLSKNNNYIQLNRIQKNISYKVDTLYGQMDITINLSKPEKDPEQIKREREIKQTGNYPKCLLCKENEGYAGRTGYPARANHRIINVPLLDENWYLQYSPYVYYNEHSILLSEEHREMKINRKAFDRLLTFTAKFPHYFIGSNADLPIVGGSILSHDHYQAGRYEFAMTNAEDAFSFLLHAYPEINASILKWPMSVIRLRGTDSDQLVDAADHILQTWRGYSDEMANIVAFTENTPHNTVTPIARNRDGIYELDLVLRNNRTTDEHPLGIFHPHADVHHIKKENIGLIEVMGLAVLPPRLKDELTEIKRFILGQSSQVAAYHQDWAEQIRNEYGTLTNSEEAESILHTELGKKFVRVLQDAGVMKEQEAFHRFIYTLNK, encoded by the coding sequence ATGATCTATCAATATATAGCTGATCTGATTCATAAAGCGTTAGAAGTAGAATTAATTGAACCAGCAGATACGATTTATGTTCAGAATCAAGTGATGTATTTATTGGGATTAGATTCATTTCCGGAAATAGAAGATCAAAAAAGCATTGATCATATCCCAGACATCCTTGAAAAAATAATCTCATATGCGGTTGAGCATAACGTGATAAGTAATGTGTTTGATGACAAGGAAATACTGGCTGCAAATATTATGAATTGCTTTGTTCCAAGACCATCTGTTGTCAATTCGACTTTCTATAATAAATATGAAGTATCACCGATAGAAGCTACTGATTATTTCTATAACCTAAGTAAAAACAATAATTATATTCAGTTGAACCGAATTCAGAAAAATATATCCTATAAAGTTGATACTCTATATGGTCAAATGGATATTACTATTAATTTATCAAAGCCCGAAAAGGATCCAGAGCAAATTAAGCGAGAACGTGAAATAAAGCAAACTGGAAACTATCCAAAATGTCTCTTGTGCAAAGAAAATGAAGGATATGCAGGAAGAACTGGGTATCCAGCGCGTGCAAATCATAGAATTATTAACGTTCCTCTCTTAGATGAAAATTGGTATTTACAATATTCACCATATGTCTACTATAATGAACACAGCATTTTGCTCTCTGAAGAACATCGTGAAATGAAAATTAACCGTAAGGCATTTGATCGATTGCTTACTTTCACAGCTAAATTCCCTCATTATTTTATCGGGTCAAATGCTGATTTGCCAATTGTGGGCGGTTCGATTTTAAGTCATGATCATTATCAAGCTGGTAGATATGAATTTGCCATGACTAACGCGGAAGATGCTTTTTCGTTTCTGTTACATGCTTATCCAGAAATCAATGCTTCTATTTTAAAATGGCCGATGTCAGTAATCCGCTTGCGAGGAACAGATAGTGACCAGCTTGTCGATGCAGCAGATCATATTTTACAGACATGGAGAGGCTATTCTGATGAAATGGCAAATATAGTGGCATTTACAGAAAATACGCCGCACAACACGGTTACTCCTATTGCCCGAAATCGAGATGGCATCTATGAGCTTGATCTCGTTTTAAGAAATAATCGCACAACTGATGAACATCCACTTGGAATTTTCCATCCACATGCTGATGTCCATCATATTAAAAAAGAAAACATTGGATTAATTGAAGTGATGGGGCTCGCTGTTTTACCACCTAGACTAAAGGATGAATTAACTGAGATTAAGAGATTCATACTAGGACAATCAAGTCAAGTAGCAGCATACCATCAGGATTGGGCCGAACAAATTAGAAATGAGTATGGGACACTTACTAATTCAGAAGAGGCAGAATCTATTTTACACACAGAGCTTGGCAAGAAATTTGTCAGGGTCCTACAAGATGCAGGTGTAATGAAAGAGCAGGAAGCATTTCATAGATTCATTTATACACTAAACAAATAG
- a CDS encoding zinc ribbon domain-containing protein YjdM, translated as MSNLPNCPKCHSEYTYEDGSLYVCPECAHEWTVEESESNEDQKVFKDANGNVLNDGDAVSVIKDLKVKGTSSVIKVGTKVKNIRLVDGDHDIDCKIDGFGAMKLKSEFVKKI; from the coding sequence ATGTCTAATTTGCCAAATTGTCCAAAATGTCATTCAGAATATACATATGAAGATGGAAGTCTTTATGTTTGTCCAGAATGTGCCCATGAATGGACGGTAGAGGAATCCGAGAGCAATGAAGATCAAAAGGTTTTCAAGGATGCAAACGGAAATGTGTTAAATGATGGTGATGCTGTTTCAGTAATTAAAGACCTGAAAGTAAAAGGAACTTCCTCTGTTATAAAAGTAGGTACAAAAGTCAAAAATATCCGCTTAGTTGATGGAGATCATGATATTGATTGCAAAATAGATGGTTTTGGTGCTATGAAATTAAAATCTGAATTTGTTAAAAAAATATAA
- the galE gene encoding UDP-glucose 4-epimerase GalE: MSVLVLGGAGYIGSHAVYQLIDQGEKVVIVDNLETGHRDALHPKAAFYEGDIRNGDFLNSIFEKESIDAVIHFAANSLVGESMENPLKYFDNNVYGTQVLLQAMIEHNVKKIVFSSTAATYGEPESVPILETMPTIPTSTYGETKLTMEKLMKWTEQAHGIKYVSLRYFNVAGARETAEIGEDHQPETHLVPIILQTALGQRSHITIFGDDYNTPDGTCIRDYVHVEDLISAHLLALKYLRNGGKSNVFNLGSNKGFSVKEMIDEAKLVTGRDIPAKIGARRAGDPSILIASSEKAKQVLGWNPTQTSVTKIIKDAWNWHSTHPKGYRKEV; encoded by the coding sequence ATGAGTGTTCTCGTTTTAGGTGGAGCAGGTTATATCGGATCACATGCAGTCTATCAATTAATCGATCAAGGTGAAAAGGTTGTAATCGTTGATAATCTTGAAACAGGCCACAGAGATGCGCTACATCCTAAGGCAGCTTTTTATGAGGGCGATATTCGCAATGGCGATTTTCTCAACTCTATCTTTGAAAAAGAGTCGATCGATGCAGTAATTCATTTTGCAGCAAATTCACTTGTCGGTGAATCGATGGAAAATCCTCTTAAATACTTTGATAATAATGTTTACGGAACACAGGTTTTACTTCAAGCAATGATTGAACATAATGTAAAAAAAATTGTTTTCTCTTCAACAGCAGCAACCTATGGAGAGCCTGAATCGGTACCCATTCTTGAAACCATGCCAACAATCCCAACTAGTACGTATGGGGAAACAAAACTTACCATGGAAAAATTAATGAAATGGACAGAACAAGCACACGGCATAAAATATGTTTCCTTACGTTATTTCAATGTGGCAGGTGCAAGAGAAACGGCTGAAATTGGTGAAGATCATCAGCCTGAAACACATCTTGTTCCAATTATTTTACAGACAGCTCTTGGGCAGCGTTCCCATATTACCATTTTTGGCGATGATTACAATACACCTGATGGTACATGTATCCGCGACTATGTTCATGTGGAAGATTTAATCAGCGCACATTTGCTAGCATTGAAATATCTACGAAATGGCGGTAAAAGCAATGTGTTCAACCTTGGAAGCAATAAAGGCTTTTCAGTAAAAGAAATGATTGATGAGGCTAAACTTGTAACTGGCAGAGATATTCCAGCTAAAATAGGTGCACGCAGAGCAGGTGATCCGAGCATATTAATTGCCAGCTCTGAAAAGGCAAAACAAGTATTAGGCTGGAATCCAACCCAAACTTCCGTTACAAAAATCATTAAAGATGCATGGAATTGGCATTCTACTCATCCTAAAGGCTATAGAAAGGAAGTGTGA
- a CDS encoding galactokinase — MNTIENLTNKFRSIFDTNKTPRTFFAPGRINLIGEHTDYNGGHVFPASLSFGTYALGLKREDQKLRFYSLNFPEIGMVECDLSDLAFEEGHNWANYPKGILLYLIESGHEILHGADILFYGNIPNGAGLSSSASIELATGVLFEGLFGLNIGRIQMIQLGQKVENEYIGVNSGIMDQFAIGMGKKDHAILLNCQTLEYEYAPLSLNDYVIMIINTNKQRTLAGSKYNERRAQCEEALRQLQKELSIHSLGELTTDQFEEYKHLITDEINQKRAKHAVYENARTLEALERLQQGDLIHFGKLMNASHLSLRDDYEVSCLELDTVVKTAWEIEGVLGARMTGAGFGGCAIAIVAKENVTEFEENINAIYREVVGYDATFYQASIGDGAKEISEEC, encoded by the coding sequence ATGAATACAATTGAGAATTTAACAAATAAATTTCGGTCGATTTTCGATACAAATAAAACACCTAGGACCTTTTTCGCACCTGGGAGAATTAACTTAATTGGCGAACATACTGATTATAACGGAGGACATGTGTTCCCTGCTTCCCTTTCATTTGGAACATATGCTCTTGGCTTAAAACGGGAAGATCAAAAATTACGCTTTTATTCACTGAATTTCCCTGAAATCGGAATGGTAGAATGTGATTTATCAGATTTAGCATTTGAAGAAGGACACAACTGGGCGAATTATCCAAAAGGAATATTGCTTTATTTAATAGAATCTGGTCATGAGATCCTTCATGGAGCTGATATTTTATTTTATGGAAATATCCCAAATGGCGCCGGTCTCTCTTCTTCTGCATCAATTGAGCTGGCTACAGGAGTTTTATTTGAAGGATTATTTGGGTTAAACATTGGCCGTATCCAAATGATCCAACTCGGGCAGAAAGTTGAAAACGAATACATTGGTGTGAATAGCGGGATTATGGACCAGTTTGCAATCGGTATGGGGAAAAAGGATCATGCGATCCTATTAAACTGCCAAACTCTAGAATACGAGTATGCCCCACTTTCATTGAACGATTATGTAATTATGATTATAAATACAAATAAACAACGGACATTGGCGGGATCTAAATACAATGAAAGGCGTGCTCAATGCGAAGAGGCACTAAGACAGTTACAAAAAGAGCTATCGATTCATAGTTTAGGAGAATTAACAACAGATCAATTTGAGGAATATAAACATCTGATCACTGATGAAATCAATCAAAAACGCGCCAAGCATGCTGTCTACGAAAATGCTCGTACATTGGAAGCGTTGGAAAGGCTGCAGCAGGGTGATCTCATACACTTTGGAAAATTAATGAATGCATCACATTTATCATTAAGGGATGATTATGAGGTAAGCTGCCTTGAGCTTGACACTGTCGTAAAAACAGCATGGGAAATTGAGGGTGTTTTAGGGGCACGGATGACTGGTGCTGGATTTGGCGGATGTGCTATTGCCATTGTAGCAAAAGAAAATGTAACAGAATTCGAAGAAAATATAAACGCTATCTACCGAGAAGTTGTTGGATATGATGCCACTTTTTATCAAGCATCCATTGGTGATGGAGCAAAAGAAATTTCTGAGGAGTGTTAA
- a CDS encoding arginine deiminase family protein, with the protein MLSFQPNCWSEHEELEVVMLCAPAKLDVPDLKTAEYVQWSSPINQAIAQENFYELREAFENAGIKVIDYSKELLKEDQILSDQLINRFFVRDLACVFGNVILPGEPGISMRRPEYVQAHLLMKKWFSDTFLINENNKVKALEFGDVLILNKDVVFINSGIRTSIESIEQVKGKIFNAGFSEIGIIDLPRRSDTLHLDMNCNVANKDLVISKSYLRYFPVNVITENTSRYEMPEQFLNRHGFEVYWLMEYDTVPDLNFLNLDPETLLISKKAHKQMMKDHPKLKKKKFIEIEVTELEKSGGGIRCMTLPFRRKTLQ; encoded by the coding sequence ATGTTATCATTTCAACCTAATTGTTGGTCTGAGCATGAAGAGCTTGAGGTTGTTATGCTTTGTGCACCAGCTAAGTTAGATGTTCCTGATTTGAAAACAGCTGAGTATGTTCAATGGAGCTCTCCTATAAATCAAGCAATCGCACAAGAAAATTTTTATGAGCTTAGAGAGGCTTTTGAAAATGCAGGAATTAAAGTAATTGATTATTCGAAGGAACTATTAAAGGAAGATCAGATCCTTAGTGACCAGTTGATTAATCGTTTCTTTGTACGTGACCTTGCTTGTGTATTTGGAAATGTGATTTTACCTGGAGAACCAGGAATCTCGATGAGGCGTCCTGAGTATGTACAAGCACATTTATTAATGAAAAAATGGTTTTCTGATACGTTTTTAATAAATGAAAATAATAAGGTAAAAGCATTAGAGTTTGGAGATGTTCTTATCCTTAATAAAGATGTTGTCTTTATAAATAGTGGCATCCGAACAAGTATCGAAAGTATTGAGCAAGTAAAGGGCAAAATATTCAATGCCGGTTTTTCTGAAATAGGAATAATCGATTTACCGCGAAGATCAGATACCCTTCATTTAGATATGAATTGTAATGTAGCAAACAAGGATTTAGTGATATCAAAAAGCTATTTGCGTTATTTTCCTGTAAACGTCATAACGGAGAATACATCTCGGTATGAAATGCCGGAGCAATTTTTAAATCGACATGGATTTGAAGTTTACTGGTTAATGGAATATGATACGGTTCCTGATCTCAACTTTCTTAATCTAGATCCAGAGACATTATTAATCAGCAAGAAAGCACATAAGCAAATGATGAAAGATCATCCTAAATTGAAAAAAAAGAAATTTATCGAAATAGAAGTGACTGAGCTAGAGAAATCAGGTGGTGGGATTCGTTGTATGACACTGCCGTTCCGCCGAAAAACGCTGCAATAA
- a CDS encoding YqcI/YcgG family protein → MGTLLEKIWIDEQLETLPLWQQTAYRSFSSMIADDENMYPCIPAKYGFLSNNLRFSFVGDPREESSIKELADALREYRKCSRHTGKYSSLAVFFETPEDMLKDHDVENYRELFWSVLNKVTTFDEKEWPDYIPTDPSNNKWEFCFNGEPYFIFCATPAHKIRKSRYFPSLFMAFQPRWVFEEMNDSTAYGRKMKKVIRRRLVNYDGIPGHPDLKWYGQEDNFEWKQYFLSDDNSSPSKCPFMRMKNKLSGLLK, encoded by the coding sequence GTGGGAACACTTTTAGAAAAGATATGGATTGACGAACAGTTGGAAACATTGCCCTTATGGCAACAAACAGCCTATAGATCCTTTTCTTCCATGATAGCTGATGATGAAAATATGTATCCATGTATTCCTGCAAAATATGGGTTTTTATCAAACAATTTGAGGTTTAGTTTTGTCGGCGATCCACGAGAAGAGAGTTCAATAAAGGAACTTGCTGATGCTTTAAGGGAATATAGAAAATGTTCACGTCATACAGGTAAATATTCCTCTTTAGCGGTTTTCTTTGAAACACCCGAAGATATGCTTAAAGATCATGATGTTGAAAACTATCGTGAATTATTTTGGTCTGTTTTAAATAAGGTTACAACATTTGATGAAAAGGAATGGCCAGATTATATTCCAACAGACCCCTCAAACAACAAATGGGAATTTTGTTTTAATGGAGAGCCGTATTTTATCTTCTGTGCTACGCCTGCTCATAAAATTCGTAAAAGTCGTTATTTCCCCTCCCTATTCATGGCATTTCAGCCACGTTGGGTGTTTGAAGAAATGAACGACTCTACAGCATATGGACGCAAAATGAAAAAGGTAATACGTAGGCGCCTTGTTAATTATGATGGAATTCCAGGTCACCCTGATTTAAAATGGTACGGGCAAGAAGACAATTTTGAATGGAAACAATATTTTTTAAGCGATGATAACAGCAGTCCTTCTAAATGTCCCTTTATGAGAATGAAAAACAAACTTTCTGGTTTACTAAAGTAA
- a CDS encoding spore coat protein, protein MQNMNQNQMGNQLPTNMPINQTMSKNHGGHEVFDAHEVITGLISMLDQYQMYDQYIKDPELKSILQRQSSFVTQMYNTVVESFQTGQDPAVPTQQYKMEQNNNVVYGIKPSQPKKPVQSINELSDQCISTFMLGNTKSLAPLLTMAALEMTNPVLRRVIADSVPNLIELSYEIFLYQNKHGYYQVPQLMDQDMNLMLSSYAKVPIQGNMPNIPH, encoded by the coding sequence ATGCAAAATATGAACCAAAACCAAATGGGAAATCAATTACCAACAAATATGCCTATTAATCAAACAATGTCGAAAAACCATGGTGGTCATGAAGTATTTGATGCACACGAAGTCATAACTGGTCTAATAAGCATGCTAGATCAATATCAAATGTATGACCAATATATTAAGGATCCAGAATTAAAGTCTATTTTACAGCGACAATCTTCATTTGTAACACAAATGTACAACACAGTTGTAGAAAGCTTTCAAACCGGACAAGATCCTGCTGTTCCTACCCAACAATATAAAATGGAGCAAAACAATAATGTTGTATATGGTATAAAACCAAGTCAACCTAAAAAGCCTGTTCAGTCAATTAACGAGCTTTCCGATCAATGCATTTCTACTTTTATGTTAGGAAACACTAAATCGTTAGCGCCCCTATTAACGATGGCAGCACTTGAAATGACCAACCCAGTCTTACGCCGTGTCATTGCAGATAGTGTACCGAATTTAATTGAATTAAGCTATGAAATCTTTCTTTATCAAAACAAGCATGGTTATTATCAGGTTCCACAATTGATGGATCAAGATATGAACCTCATGCTTTCTAGCTATGCAAAGGTACCTATACAAGGGAATATGCCTAATATTCCTCATTAA